A window of the Mesoplasma florum L1 genome harbors these coding sequences:
- a CDS encoding AbiH family protein, whose amino-acid sequence MQRNLKRVLLVGNGFDLSIGVKEFEVNNLNDIIFLKNKSTKNQIQNFFEQSIIEIIDEANDEDLKKQETEIIYKLNLFFLNNYDKFNFNMTNGNDKIGLENFSRPFYEYLYVYSRYCKDPVKIDKKYVKKICKTFFEKVLQNIYQNYNLNNLNNLTKQSIKWRLEKYDKIISFNYTDFVDQISNRNDIKHIHGSLKENNIIIGGLDEKEDSVFIVNELKDILVDNKENIIEIDIFGFSFDEDQSVFETISNLKMKWNEFTNVKILVNYFFYSNEENKNFQKFWDDFESFFEMTSEKYTYQQKIKQKKEIFHNFYRNENFIYHRFNKQGIFDGYWLYDSPINQNNYIQRFYDYIFDSDGFSLYVIKSEKWLNK is encoded by the coding sequence ATGCAGCGTAATTTAAAAAGAGTTTTATTAGTTGGAAATGGATTTGATTTAAGTATTGGTGTAAAGGAATTTGAAGTAAATAATCTAAATGATATTATTTTTTTGAAAAATAAAAGTACAAAAAATCAAATTCAAAATTTTTTTGAACAATCGATAATTGAAATTATTGATGAAGCTAATGATGAAGATTTAAAAAAACAAGAAACTGAAATAATTTATAAACTAAACTTATTTTTTTTAAATAATTACGATAAATTCAATTTTAATATGACCAATGGTAATGATAAAATAGGTTTAGAAAATTTTTCTCGTCCATTTTATGAATACTTATATGTTTACTCAAGATATTGTAAAGATCCTGTAAAAATAGACAAAAAATATGTTAAAAAAATTTGCAAAACTTTTTTTGAAAAAGTTCTACAAAATATATATCAAAATTACAATTTAAATAATCTTAATAATTTAACAAAACAAAGTATTAAATGAAGATTAGAAAAATATGATAAAATTATTTCTTTTAATTATACAGATTTTGTGGATCAAATTTCAAATAGAAATGATATAAAGCATATTCATGGTAGTTTAAAAGAAAATAATATAATTATTGGCGGATTGGATGAAAAAGAAGATTCTGTTTTTATTGTAAATGAATTAAAAGATATATTAGTAGACAACAAAGAAAATATAATTGAAATAGATATATTTGGTTTTTCGTTTGATGAAGATCAATCTGTTTTTGAAACTATTTCAAATCTTAAAATGAAATGAAATGAGTTTACTAATGTTAAAATATTGGTTAATTACTTTTTTTATTCTAATGAAGAAAACAAAAATTTTCAAAAATTTTGAGATGATTTTGAAAGTTTTTTTGAAATGACTTCTGAGAAATATACTTATCAACAAAAAATTAAACAAAAAAAGGAAATTTTTCACAATTTTTACAGAAATGAAAACTTCATTTATCATAGATTTAATAAACAAGGTATTTTTGATGGATATTGATTATATGATAGTCCAATAAATCAAAATAATTATATTCAACGTTTTTATGATTACATATTTGATAGTGATGGTTTTTCTTTATACGTAATAAAAAGCGAAAAATGACTTAATAAATAA
- the rimP gene encoding ribosome maturation factor RimP, translating to MKNFASIKDEIQKIAESILKEYNLQIYEINNFFDFESDVLQILVEDITEPNKALDFDSIISSNEKLSDALENFPGLSEPYMLEVASAGIEKPIRSKDELVKAVNSYIHVELNQEKNTSSEIEGILLDFDVNKDTFRITYFLKGQKKKVDFKYEQVKFARYAVKF from the coding sequence GTGAAAAATTTTGCATCTATTAAAGATGAAATCCAAAAGATTGCTGAATCAATTTTGAAGGAATACAACTTGCAAATATATGAAATAAATAATTTCTTTGATTTTGAAAGTGATGTTTTGCAAATCTTAGTTGAAGATATAACTGAACCAAACAAAGCTTTAGACTTTGACTCAATTATTTCAAGTAATGAAAAATTATCTGATGCTTTAGAAAACTTCCCAGGATTAAGTGAACCTTATATGTTAGAAGTAGCTAGTGCTGGAATTGAAAAACCAATCAGAAGTAAAGATGAATTAGTCAAAGCTGTTAACAGTTATATTCATGTTGAATTAAATCAAGAAAAAAACACAAGTAGTGAAATAGAAGGTATTTTATTAGATTTTGATGTAAATAAAGATACATTTAGAATCACCTACTTTTTAAAAGGTCAAAAGAAAAAAGTTGACTTTAAATATGAACAAGTAAAGTTTGCAAGATATGCAGTTAAATTTTAA
- the nusA gene encoding transcription termination factor NusA, which produces MVNGAQILEALASLESEKSISKEVAIEGIKEGFQKAYERFFDTEAVVKTEINEQTGSINLFQELMVVATDDEIEDDWLEIVLEDALKINKEAKVGDKVYKPIDFDEEFSRVAVGQVRQIFQQKIRATERAMIYEKFIQLEGEIVRGKIVGMNDQGTSYILDIDGVHTSLWNQKTINREEFVVNELVDVLLEEVARENKYSQLVVSRVAPKFLAKLVEKEVSEVAQGLVEVMSVSREPGKRAKIAVLSHDEDVEPIGAIVGVKGSRINNISKELRGEKIDVVKWDDEIIPFIINAMAPVKVISVNEVEGEFDIVVPNQQLSLAIGKGGMAAKLVANLLKRRINIYSLENAITDNMDVLWNGNITEEEVNNPDFINEVNKRKINSQTVKPEYHKNSFRNAQANNEEELMSFQAEVEEEYNQVEELIEETNAVVQENKDLESIQSELESFNDILNDEDEEDFEEDEYEDLYDQE; this is translated from the coding sequence ATGGTAAACGGAGCACAAATATTAGAAGCATTAGCTTCATTAGAAAGTGAAAAAAGCATTAGCAAAGAAGTTGCTATTGAAGGAATTAAAGAAGGATTCCAAAAGGCTTATGAAAGATTTTTTGATACAGAAGCTGTAGTTAAAACTGAAATTAATGAACAAACAGGATCAATCAACTTGTTTCAAGAATTAATGGTAGTAGCAACAGATGATGAAATCGAAGATGATTGATTAGAAATTGTTTTAGAAGATGCTTTAAAAATCAATAAAGAAGCAAAAGTTGGAGATAAAGTATACAAACCAATTGATTTTGATGAAGAATTCTCAAGAGTAGCTGTTGGACAAGTAAGACAAATCTTCCAACAAAAAATTAGAGCTACTGAAAGAGCTATGATTTATGAAAAATTTATTCAATTAGAAGGTGAAATTGTTAGAGGTAAAATCGTTGGAATGAACGATCAAGGAACTTCATACATTTTAGATATTGATGGAGTACATACTTCATTATGAAACCAAAAAACAATCAACAGAGAAGAATTTGTTGTTAACGAATTAGTTGATGTTTTATTAGAAGAAGTTGCTAGAGAAAATAAATACTCACAATTAGTTGTTTCAAGAGTAGCACCTAAATTTTTAGCTAAATTAGTTGAAAAAGAAGTAAGTGAAGTTGCTCAAGGATTAGTTGAAGTAATGTCAGTTTCAAGAGAACCAGGTAAACGTGCAAAAATTGCTGTTTTATCACATGATGAAGATGTAGAACCAATTGGAGCTATTGTTGGAGTTAAAGGTTCAAGAATCAATAACATTTCAAAAGAATTAAGAGGAGAAAAAATTGATGTTGTTAAATGAGATGATGAAATCATTCCATTTATTATTAACGCAATGGCACCTGTTAAGGTTATTTCTGTAAATGAAGTTGAAGGTGAATTTGATATAGTAGTTCCTAATCAACAATTATCATTAGCTATTGGTAAAGGTGGAATGGCTGCTAAATTAGTTGCTAACTTATTAAAACGTCGTATTAACATTTACAGCTTAGAAAATGCTATTACTGACAACATGGATGTTTTATGAAATGGAAACATTACAGAAGAAGAAGTAAACAACCCAGACTTTATTAACGAAGTAAACAAACGTAAAATCAACTCTCAAACAGTTAAACCAGAATACCACAAAAATTCATTTAGAAATGCACAAGCAAATAATGAAGAAGAATTAATGAGTTTCCAAGCTGAAGTTGAGGAAGAATACAACCAAGTTGAAGAATTAATTGAAGAAACAAATGCAGTTGTTCAAGAAAATAAAGATTTAGAGTCAATTCAATCTGAACTAGAATCATTTAATGATATTTTAAATGATGAAGATGAAGAAGATTTTGAAGAAGACGAATACGAAGATTTATATGATCAAGAATAA
- the rnpM gene encoding RNase P modulator RnpM: MIKNNLRKDVVSKEMLDKSALIRVVLNKNNEIFIDLTYKADGRGVYVKNDLNSVKIAKQKNLLSRGLKTKVDLSIYDELEKLFNEQN, translated from the coding sequence ATGATCAAGAATAATCTAAGAAAAGATGTCGTTAGTAAAGAAATGTTAGATAAATCAGCATTAATTAGAGTTGTTTTAAATAAAAACAATGAAATTTTTATTGATTTAACTTATAAAGCAGATGGACGTGGAGTTTATGTTAAAAATGACTTAAACTCAGTTAAAATCGCTAAACAAAAAAACCTTTTAAGCAGAGGATTAAAAACAAAAGTTGATTTAAGTATTTATGATGAATTAGAAAAGTTATTTAATGAACAAAACTAA
- a CDS encoding L7Ae/L30e/S12e/Gadd45 family ribosomal protein → MNKTKLLNAIGLAYNSAKLIKGEKLLDSIKRNKVKFVILSTDMGASQKKKFSDKCKFYNIEFIDDVLTVDEISQACGSTTIVAIGVNDINIIKLIKNNL, encoded by the coding sequence ATGAACAAAACTAAATTATTAAATGCTATTGGATTAGCTTATAACTCTGCTAAATTAATTAAAGGTGAAAAATTATTAGATTCAATTAAAAGAAACAAAGTAAAATTTGTTATCTTATCAACAGATATGGGTGCTAGTCAAAAAAAGAAATTCAGTGATAAATGTAAATTTTATAATATTGAATTTATTGATGATGTATTAACTGTTGATGAAATTTCACAAGCGTGTGGATCTACCACAATTGTAGCGATTGGTGTTAATGATATTAATATTATTAAATTAATTAAAAACAATTTATAG
- the infB gene encoding translation initiation factor IF-2 — translation MAKNIKTNKKPQQVNKKEMSKQHAKQIKQQLNETVATGIIDGVFVYTEALSIADFANQIGKSVAEILKYFFAQGLMLNQNVVLSEEQMAELALEFGFDFRKEESLTKENFFEALDASEEDKPEDLEHRAPIVTIMGHVDHGKTTLLDSIKNTNVVGGEAGGITQAIGAYQVKNKDGKKITFIDTPGHEAFSEMRSRGANVTDIVILIVAADDGVMPQTEEAIDHAKLANVPIIVFINKCDKPGADPERVKAELMKYEIVAEEYGGDIPFVQGSAKQKIGLDQLEETILLIAEMQDYKANPNKLAKGVVIEAHLDKAKGPVASILVKEGTLDIRDMIIAGTTYGNIKHMEDETNKKVLKAGPSKPVVVYGLNEVPSAGDKFIVMNDEKMARTIAEAQAEKKLAAERQSNQIFSLDSIKKHIDDGELKAINLIVKADTQGSVEALKGSLTKIDIPGVKLNIIRASVGTITLSDVTLASTVTDGIVLIYGFNVRPDAVVRKKAEEEGIEIRLHNIIYKVIEELEDAAKGMLDPEYKEVVTGSAEIRATFKHSDIGTIGGFHITDGSIERKSKVRIIRNGIVIYTGELATLKHLKDDIKEAKINSEGGLTIKNFNDIKEGDIVEGYKEEEVKK, via the coding sequence ATGGCTAAAAATATAAAAACAAATAAAAAACCACAACAAGTAAACAAAAAAGAAATGTCTAAACAACATGCTAAACAAATTAAACAACAATTAAATGAAACAGTTGCAACTGGAATCATTGATGGGGTGTTTGTTTATACTGAAGCTTTAAGCATTGCTGATTTTGCTAACCAAATTGGGAAAAGTGTTGCTGAAATACTTAAATATTTCTTTGCACAAGGACTAATGTTAAATCAAAATGTTGTGTTATCAGAAGAACAAATGGCTGAACTTGCTTTAGAGTTTGGTTTTGACTTTAGAAAAGAAGAATCTTTAACTAAAGAAAACTTCTTTGAAGCATTAGATGCTAGTGAAGAAGATAAACCAGAAGATTTAGAACATAGAGCACCAATTGTAACAATTATGGGTCACGTTGACCATGGTAAAACTACTTTATTAGACTCTATCAAAAACACTAATGTTGTTGGTGGAGAAGCTGGGGGAATTACTCAAGCAATTGGAGCTTACCAAGTTAAAAACAAAGATGGTAAAAAAATAACATTTATTGATACTCCAGGTCACGAGGCATTTTCAGAAATGCGTAGTCGTGGGGCAAATGTAACTGATATTGTTATTTTAATTGTTGCTGCTGATGATGGGGTTATGCCTCAAACAGAAGAAGCAATTGATCATGCTAAATTAGCAAATGTACCAATTATTGTATTTATTAATAAATGTGATAAACCAGGAGCAGATCCTGAACGTGTTAAAGCTGAATTAATGAAATATGAAATAGTAGCTGAAGAATATGGTGGAGATATTCCATTTGTTCAAGGTAGTGCTAAACAAAAGATTGGTTTAGACCAATTAGAAGAAACTATTTTATTAATTGCTGAAATGCAAGATTATAAAGCAAATCCAAATAAATTAGCTAAAGGGGTTGTTATTGAAGCTCACTTAGATAAAGCAAAAGGACCAGTTGCTTCTATTCTTGTTAAAGAAGGTACTTTAGATATTAGAGATATGATTATCGCTGGAACTACATATGGAAATATTAAACATATGGAAGACGAAACTAATAAAAAAGTATTAAAAGCAGGACCAAGTAAACCAGTTGTTGTTTATGGATTAAATGAAGTTCCAAGTGCTGGAGATAAATTCATTGTTATGAATGATGAAAAAATGGCTAGAACTATTGCTGAAGCACAAGCTGAAAAGAAATTAGCAGCTGAACGTCAATCAAACCAAATCTTTAGTTTAGATTCAATTAAAAAACATATTGATGATGGTGAGTTAAAAGCAATTAACTTAATTGTTAAAGCTGATACTCAAGGTTCAGTTGAAGCACTTAAAGGAAGTTTAACTAAAATTGACATACCTGGTGTTAAATTAAATATTATTAGAGCATCTGTTGGAACTATTACATTAAGTGATGTTACTTTAGCTTCAACTGTAACTGATGGAATTGTATTAATCTATGGATTTAATGTAAGACCAGATGCAGTTGTACGTAAAAAAGCTGAAGAAGAAGGTATTGAAATTCGTTTACATAATATTATTTATAAAGTAATTGAAGAATTAGAAGATGCAGCTAAAGGGATGTTAGATCCAGAATACAAAGAAGTAGTTACTGGATCAGCTGAAATTAGAGCAACATTCAAACACTCTGACATCGGAACAATTGGTGGGTTCCATATTACTGATGGAAGCATTGAACGTAAATCTAAAGTTCGCATTATTAGAAATGGTATTGTTATTTATACTGGAGAATTAGCAACTTTAAAACATTTAAAAGATGATATTAAAGAAGCTAAAATCAACTCAGAAGGTGGATTAACAATCAAAAACTTTAATGATATCAAAGAAGGCGATATTGTTGAAGGATATAAGGAAGAAGAAGTTAAGAAATAG
- a CDS encoding AAA family ATPase: MKKIEINNFRSIEKAIMNFGEINFFIGDNNTGKSSTLKLIEALMQNSHLNFQNTFLYSEQIENLKYNIKEPLEVLYKVNFESEKQKEKNEIIENFEYLKIDSINNFDYPLIKTLIVPFFDEDFNNNEQKKFEFVKFDIDYEFKDYRPVIKQLDISIKYLSLIEYKNIIKKLKIKNLLNLDFEIKKSINFDVNQKNTKSKKDFYFYSINFLTRILNNSNKSVEFRIDILFDIYQLIKKENSTKIKEVHGLSRIFGTKKTKYIDPLRPILKDIYFKNEIDKEEKLQFVRKLNVNNSDLRIISKFLKKSKMLENLDIAKIKAKEFSSEAYKLSYKKYNKQNIPISISGTGISQIIPILFAILEKRNDKIFIEQPEVHLHPRAQAEFGTFISDYINNYSQKSTFKNNKILLKKQFFIETHSLYMINRFRNEIKNNKLCDDNSRITFFKNTSKKTIIESIKFNEFGEFDGKIDNFLKFFVDENIKNLS, translated from the coding sequence ATGAAAAAAATTGAAATAAATAATTTTAGATCAATTGAAAAAGCAATAATGAATTTTGGTGAAATAAATTTTTTTATAGGAGATAATAACACTGGTAAAAGTTCTACTCTAAAATTGATTGAGGCATTAATGCAAAATAGTCATTTGAATTTTCAAAATACTTTTTTATACAGTGAACAAATTGAAAATTTAAAATACAATATTAAAGAACCATTAGAAGTATTATATAAAGTAAACTTTGAAAGTGAAAAACAGAAAGAAAAAAATGAGATAATAGAGAATTTTGAATATTTAAAAATAGATTCGATTAATAATTTTGATTATCCTTTAATAAAAACTTTAATAGTGCCTTTTTTTGACGAAGATTTTAACAATAATGAACAAAAAAAATTTGAATTTGTAAAATTTGATATTGATTATGAATTTAAAGACTATAGACCTGTAATAAAACAATTAGATATAAGCATAAAATATTTATCTTTAATTGAATATAAAAATATAATAAAAAAATTAAAAATAAAAAACTTGCTAAATTTAGATTTTGAAATAAAAAAATCAATAAATTTTGATGTAAATCAAAAAAATACTAAATCAAAAAAGGATTTTTATTTCTATTCTATTAATTTTTTAACTAGAATATTAAATAATTCAAATAAAAGTGTTGAATTTCGAATAGATATATTATTTGACATTTATCAGCTAATAAAAAAGGAAAATTCCACAAAAATTAAAGAAGTTCATGGATTATCAAGAATTTTTGGAACAAAAAAAACTAAATATATAGACCCATTAAGACCTATTTTAAAAGATATCTATTTTAAAAATGAAATTGATAAAGAAGAAAAACTTCAATTTGTTAGAAAATTAAATGTAAACAATAGTGATTTAAGAATAATTTCTAAATTTTTGAAAAAGTCAAAAATGCTAGAAAATTTAGATATAGCAAAAATTAAAGCTAAAGAGTTTTCAAGTGAAGCATATAAATTATCATATAAAAAATACAATAAACAAAATATACCAATTTCAATTTCTGGGACAGGAATTTCACAAATTATTCCGATACTTTTTGCAATTTTAGAAAAAAGAAATGACAAAATTTTCATAGAACAACCTGAAGTTCATTTACATCCAAGAGCACAAGCAGAATTTGGAACTTTTATCTCAGACTACATCAATAATTATAGTCAGAAATCAACTTTTAAAAATAACAAAATTTTATTAAAAAAACAATTTTTTATTGAAACTCATTCTTTATACATGATAAATAGATTTAGAAATGAAATTAAAAATAATAAACTTTGTGATGATAATTCAAGAATTACATTTTTTAAAAATACTTCAAAAAAAACTATTATAGAAAGTATAAAGTTTAATGAATTTGGTGAATTTGACGGTAAAATAGATAATTTTCTTAAATTTTTTGTTGATGAAAATATAAAGAATCTTAGTTAA
- a CDS encoding DUF2075 domain-containing protein, translated as MIIYKNIKSGFIKDVEQGLIVEILQEKVDSLLKRKTNIAELNSWNNSLKEMAIVLYDQNIPSDSGIALEYNISRTSKRIDFIISGKNKDFKKIIIVELKQWQECKKVENSNTVVETFIAGNIRETVHPSYQAFSYSTLLKDFTKIIQNDKKIKIESCAYLHNYKLDKAPDILADQYKIFFEKSPVFLKGEIEKFRNFIKKNITSGDKCELIQKIDESPISPGKSIQDFLKEIIDGKDVFTLIDEQRTSYEKCIQIIDEYRKTKDKKVIIIPGGPGTGKTVIALRILSACIQKGLNSIYVSKNESLRNGYKKIILENDVEKTYSRARIDNIFYGSAKFSNLTKDNFDCTVVDEAHRLIERHQWTPKGKGYNNQIQEIICESKVSIFFVDEKQIVTTQDIGTIKEIKRCALKEGILSENILLLEPLKSQFRSSGADDYIDFVDNILYDENKNVLNFTNNFNFKVFDNIEKMYQELLEKNTKNNARLLAGYCWNWVSKKNTEKNDIKINNFEIKWNLANDKYYMFNKDSISQAGCIHTSQGLEKEYIGVIIGPDMIYRNNKVTVDYSKKAKTDTSLKGIGKLSQMEKHEIADKIIKNTYRVLLTRATKGCFVYCCDKKLGTYISNKLNELIK; from the coding sequence ATGATAATTTATAAAAATATTAAATCAGGGTTTATTAAAGATGTAGAACAAGGGCTTATAGTAGAAATATTGCAAGAAAAAGTAGATAGTCTTTTAAAGAGAAAAACAAACATCGCTGAACTAAATAGTTGAAATAATTCACTTAAAGAAATGGCAATAGTTTTGTATGATCAAAATATACCAAGCGACTCAGGTATTGCTTTAGAATATAATATTTCTAGAACATCTAAAAGAATAGATTTTATTATAAGTGGAAAAAATAAAGATTTTAAAAAAATAATAATAGTTGAGTTGAAACAATGACAAGAATGTAAAAAAGTAGAAAATAGTAATACAGTAGTTGAGACTTTTATAGCAGGGAATATTAGAGAAACTGTTCATCCTTCATATCAAGCTTTTTCTTATTCAACTCTTTTAAAAGATTTTACAAAAATTATTCAAAATGATAAAAAAATCAAAATTGAAAGTTGTGCTTATTTACATAACTATAAATTGGATAAGGCACCTGATATATTAGCTGATCAATATAAAATATTTTTTGAAAAAAGCCCAGTTTTTTTAAAAGGTGAAATTGAAAAATTTAGAAACTTTATTAAAAAAAATATAACTTCAGGAGACAAATGTGAACTTATTCAAAAAATTGATGAAAGTCCTATATCACCAGGAAAGTCAATTCAAGATTTTTTAAAGGAAATTATCGATGGAAAAGATGTTTTTACATTGATTGATGAACAAAGAACATCATATGAAAAATGCATTCAGATAATTGATGAATATAGAAAAACAAAGGACAAAAAGGTAATAATAATCCCTGGAGGACCTGGAACAGGTAAAACTGTTATAGCTTTAAGAATTCTTTCTGCTTGTATTCAAAAAGGTTTAAATTCAATATATGTTTCCAAAAATGAAAGTTTAAGAAATGGATATAAAAAAATAATTCTTGAAAATGACGTTGAAAAAACATATTCAAGAGCAAGAATAGACAATATCTTCTATGGTAGTGCCAAATTTTCCAATCTAACAAAAGATAATTTTGATTGCACGGTTGTTGATGAAGCACATAGATTAATTGAGAGACATCAGTGAACGCCTAAAGGAAAAGGATATAACAATCAAATTCAAGAAATAATTTGTGAGTCTAAAGTTTCTATATTTTTTGTTGATGAAAAACAAATAGTTACAACGCAGGATATTGGAACAATAAAAGAAATAAAAAGATGTGCTTTAAAAGAAGGCATTTTAAGTGAGAACATATTACTATTGGAACCTTTAAAGTCTCAATTTAGATCATCTGGAGCCGATGATTATATTGATTTTGTCGATAACATTCTATATGATGAAAACAAAAACGTATTAAACTTTACAAATAATTTCAATTTTAAAGTCTTTGATAATATAGAAAAAATGTATCAAGAATTGTTAGAAAAAAATACTAAAAATAATGCAAGATTATTAGCAGGTTATTGCTGAAACTGAGTTTCTAAAAAAAATACTGAAAAAAATGATATTAAAATAAATAACTTTGAAATAAAATGAAATCTTGCAAATGATAAATATTATATGTTCAATAAAGATTCTATATCTCAAGCAGGTTGCATACATACATCACAAGGTTTGGAAAAAGAATACATTGGTGTTATTATAGGGCCCGACATGATTTATAGAAATAATAAAGTAACTGTCGATTATTCAAAAAAAGCCAAAACTGATACTAGTCTAAAAGGAATCGGAAAATTAAGTCAAATGGAAAAACATGAGATAGCAGATAAAATTATAAAAAATACTTATAGAGTTTTATTAACAAGAGCTACAAAAGGTTGTTTTGTTTATTGTTGTGATAAAAAACTTGGAACATATATATCAAATAAACTAAATGAATTAATTAAATAA
- a CDS encoding J domain-containing protein: protein MLKDKTNFINKLKIQEQLKVELLFLYERFSNKTINLINKLSFEIQNIKNNINQFTDTDFSSNLYNEFKLKVLMNQDIIENKIELIDESFKEIDLKKLEQLMNEIIYKLNENYILTIKKWKQFILNKYEIDFESIEINFSENKNKFEDFSRKNILGSNSNVDFWPYEILGISLNASDMQIKQAYKALAKKYHPDNNKDPEAEEMMKLINKAYNILRGKE from the coding sequence ATGTTAAAAGATAAGACTAATTTTATTAATAAATTAAAAATACAAGAGCAACTTAAAGTAGAGTTGCTTTTTCTTTATGAACGCTTTTCAAATAAAACTATTAATTTAATTAATAAGTTATCATTTGAAATACAAAATATCAAAAACAATATTAATCAATTCACGGATACTGATTTTTCATCAAATTTATATAACGAATTTAAACTAAAAGTTTTAATGAATCAAGATATTATTGAAAACAAAATAGAATTAATTGATGAAAGCTTCAAAGAAATTGATTTAAAAAAGCTTGAACAGTTAATGAATGAAATCATTTACAAATTAAATGAAAATTACATTTTAACTATTAAAAAATGAAAACAATTTATATTAAACAAATATGAAATTGATTTTGAATCAATTGAAATCAATTTTTCTGAAAACAAAAATAAGTTTGAAGACTTTTCACGTAAAAATATATTAGGCTCTAATTCAAACGTTGACTTCTGACCTTATGAAATACTAGGAATTAGTTTAAATGCTTCAGACATGCAAATAAAACAAGCTTATAAAGCATTAGCTAAGAAGTATCATCCAGATAATAACAAAGACCCTGAAGCAGAAGAAATGATGAAATTGATAAATAAAGCATATAATATATTAAGAGGAAAAGAATAA
- a CDS encoding RsmE family RNA methyltransferase, giving the protein MFRYFVEIKKDNNFFIINNNDVHHIKNVVKLKNDEIIECVYEKEVYQTKIIDLTIENNVIVEIINKVETTISNVKKVLIAGVLREQKWDYLLQKSTELGVDEIIPVIFKRNVVKIDEKKIDQKLQRWQAICDTAAKQAKRTTIPVVNNLITNLKDLKNNLCDLNLVAWEKEKNIELKTYLTQDFNSISFIIGCEGGIEVSEIKILHEIGFKNVSLGTNILRAETAPTYVLSSLIYENK; this is encoded by the coding sequence ATGTTTAGATATTTTGTTGAAATTAAAAAAGATAATAATTTTTTTATTATTAATAATAACGATGTACATCATATAAAAAATGTTGTAAAACTTAAAAATGATGAAATTATTGAGTGTGTTTATGAAAAAGAAGTTTATCAAACTAAAATTATTGATTTAACTATTGAAAATAATGTAATTGTTGAAATTATTAATAAAGTAGAAACAACAATAAGCAATGTTAAAAAAGTTTTAATAGCTGGAGTTTTAAGAGAACAAAAATGAGATTATTTATTACAAAAATCAACAGAACTTGGAGTTGATGAAATAATACCAGTTATTTTTAAGAGAAATGTAGTTAAAATTGATGAAAAAAAGATTGATCAAAAACTGCAAAGATGACAAGCAATTTGTGACACAGCTGCTAAACAAGCAAAAAGGACAACAATCCCTGTTGTTAATAATTTAATAACTAATCTAAAAGATTTAAAAAACAATTTATGTGATTTAAATCTTGTGGCTTGAGAAAAAGAAAAAAATATTGAACTTAAAACATATTTAACACAAGACTTTAATTCAATTAGTTTCATTATTGGGTGTGAAGGTGGAATTGAAGTTAGTGAAATTAAAATTCTGCACGAAATAGGTTTTAAGAATGTTAGTCTAGGAACTAATATATTAAGAGCTGAAACAGCACCAACTTATGTATTAAGTAGTTTAATTTATGAAAATAAATAA